In the genome of Pontibacter actiniarum, the window AATTTTATTATAGAGGCTAGCTGCGTCATCATCACTAGTAATTAAAACCTCCTTTTGATTAAGAATATCACCGGTGTCAGCACCTTCATCCATAAAAAAGAAAGTAGACCCTGTTTTATTCAATCCTAATGCCAGAGCCCAAATAATAGGATGCCTACCTCTATTAGCAGGAATAAGAGCAGGATGAAATCCTACAACACCATGAGGGGCTAGAGTAAGAACTTCAGGCTTGAGCAAACTGGACCATCCAAAACAAAATAACACATCTGGTTTTAGTTGCTCAATCCACTTAACATTATTTGGATGGTTGATATTGTTAACATATTTATAACCAATACCCTGCTCTTCACATACATCTACCAAATTGGCGAAATCTGAGTTAAACTCTGACTTCGCCTTGGTTACGACTCCAACAACATTAACATTAAGTTCTAGAAGCTTAAGTAAGGCTTTCCTTGAGAACTCTACAGTACCAATAAAGACTACTCTCATACCAGGTCATAAAACTTCTTTTTAAGAAGTGCGCTTAGGTTCGTGTTCTTAATTACTTTAACTATTTCTTTAGAAGAATCTTTTTCTCCGTAGGGATTTTTAACATGAAGTAGTCTCTCTTGAAAACTATCGGAGAACGCTTCTTCAATAGCATTTTTGATTGAATTAGAGTTAGGCTCGCAGGATATCACACTGTCTGCTTTGATTCTCCCTCTTTGTCTGTCTCCTATATCTATCGTCGCAGTTTTAAAGCTAGGCACCTCAATTAACCCACTTGAAGAGTTGCCTATTACGGCATCCATGAATTGTAAAGCTGATAAATATCTCAGTTGACCCAAAGACACAAACGCGATACTCTTTTCCGGGTTCTTCTTCGTATACTGATCAATTAAATTAATTATAACCCTTCCATCAGTATCTGCATTAGGCTTTGTAAAAATTATCTTAGTAGCCTTTAGGTCATCTAAGGCTTCTAGAAGCTCAGTAAATTGATGCTC includes:
- a CDS encoding methionyl-tRNA formyltransferase, producing the protein MRVVFIGTVEFSRKALLKLLELNVNVVGVVTKAKSEFNSDFANLVDVCEEQGIGYKYVNNINHPNNVKWIEQLKPDVLFCFGWSSLLKPEVLTLAPHGVVGFHPALIPANRGRHPIIWALALGLNKTGSTFFFMDEGADTGDILNQKEVLITSDDDAASLYNKIIEVALGQIEEFIPELISGKYKRIKQIGEGNTWRKRGKKDGEVDWRMSSKLIMNLVKALTRPYLGAHFVHNSEEYKVWKCEVGTTEKLTNIEPGKILKIEPDRMLVKTGDGALWLTEFDEIKDIAVGQYI